The segment CTATCTACCGTTAACTATAGACTGTTAACTATCTACCGTTAAGTATATACCGTTAACTATCTACCGTTAACTATATACCGTTAACTATATACCGTTAACTATCTACCGTTAACTATATACCGTTAACTATCTACCGTTAACTATCTACCGTCAACTATGTACCGTTAACTATCTACCGTTAACTATCTACCGTTAACTATCTACCGTTAACTATATACCGTCAACTATCTACTGTTAAATATGTAccgttaactatctactgttaactatctactgCTAATTATATactgttaactatctactgttaactatctactgttatCTACCGTTAACTCTCTactgttaactatctactgttaactatctactgCTAACTATATACTGTTCACTATCTactgttaactatctactgttatCTACCTTTAACTATCTACCGTTAACTATCTAccgttaactatctactgttaaGTATCTACTGTTAACTATGTACTGTTAACTATCTATTGTTAACTATCTAccgttaactatctactgttaacTATCTACCAATAACTAGCTACTGTTAACTATGTactgttaactatctactggTAACTATCTACTGTTATCTACCTTTAACTATCTACCGTTAACTATATACTAttaactatctactgttaacTATCTACCGTTAACTATATactgttaactatctactgtcaactatctactgttaactatctactgttaactatctactgttaacTATGTACTAttaactatctactgttaactatctactgttaacTATGTGccgttaactatctactgttaactatctactgttaacTATATACTGTTTACTATCTACTGTTAACTATCTACCTTTAACTATCTACCATTAACTATATactgttaactatctactgttaactatatactgttaactatctactgttatCTACCGTTAACTCTCTactgttaactatctactgttaactatctactgCTAACTATATACTGTTCACTATCTactgttaactatctactgttatCTACCTTTAACTATCTACCGTTAACTATCTAccgttaactatctactgttaaGTATCTACTGTTAACTATGTACTGTTAACTATCTATTGTTAACTATCTAccgttaactatctactgttaacTATCTACCAATAACTAGCTACTGTTAACTATGTactgttaactatctactggTAACTATCTACTGTTATCTACCTTTAACTATCTACCGTTAACTATATACTAttaactatctactgttaacTATCTACCGTTAACTATATactgttaactatctactgtcaactatctactgttaactatctactgttaactatctactgttaacTATGTACTAttaactatctactgttaactatctactgttaacTATGTGccgttaactatctactgttaactatctactgttaacTATATACTGTTTACTATCTACTGTTAACTATCTACCTTTAACTATCTACCATTAACTATATactgttaactatctactgttaactatctactgttaactatctactgttaacTATCTCCCAATAACTATCACCTGAAGGTCTTTATTTAGTTTCCTCTGCTACCTTGGACTATTAATAGTCTGTGTTTCACTTTCAGCTctacaaatataaaaaggaatgtctttgttgtgtcttgtgttgtCCGCCTCACCTGTGGTGACGGAGGCTGCGACAGGTgcgttttattttctttacaatgATGAATGTCACAGACAACATCTACGAGccaaaaaactatttatatCCATCTCTGACTTTTCCTTCTGGTTTGGTCCAGTTTCTCAGCATCGCGAGGCTGCACAGATGAACGCAAACAGGAATATTTATTTGCGTTCACTATGTAAACAGTTTAGCAGGAATAAATGCAAATAACTGATTATCCTGTGCGTGTAAACGTAGCCGTTGTCCCATGAACATTAGAgtgtttatttactttaattatCTATCAATTGGTCCAGTTAGACGTAAGAGTTTCTGCAAGAGGAGATGTTCAGCAAAACTCTTCAAACTTTCACTCGGCTCCAGTTCAGTCACAGTCTAGAGGCGCTTTAGAGTCGCTTGTTGCAGGAAACTGAAGACGTCCGGTTATGTGGGTCGAACAGCGAACCGTAACTTTTTGAAATCTGCGTCTGAGTCACCGCTTCCCGGCAAAGTCGACGAAGCCGCAACCTACTTTTATCTGACCACACATCTAAAACCTGCTTACCAAAAATAACTGTGTTTACATCGCCGCCATCGTCATCAGAGACGgtgaaatatgatttatttactACGGCTGCAACAATTACCTTAGTTAGCGACAACTGCCCTCCACAAAGACACTTTTAAACgtcctgttttgtttcttcagccaattaaattaaattaaattaaagacgAGTGCTTGAAGAATTACTCCGATCTTTTCCTTAAATGCACATCATGTAATTTTCCGTCAGTATATTAACAACAGACTTAATTTGGTGACGTGGTGAAAGTCGGCATCTTTGATTACggatgtcgccatcttgtttttttgcaaccagtgaactgGAAGTGACcacatctggactgaggaggagtgacgtagagacaccgtatacgtctctggtcaACCTtgtcaacctgtcaatcactttgtagccccgtcctaaagcataccttgctttatggtctgtgtGACTccaaattaccataatttactaaatgaacatcacgctgtattgaagaagacttgaaactagagattgagaccatgataaactcatgtttacaatgtttactgagggaataaatcaagagaagtagagtcatttatatagacttctatacaaccagaggagtcgccccctggtggtcaggagagagaatgcagctttaacacatgaagcatagacttctatacaaccagaggagtcgccccctggtggtcagtagagagaatgcagctttaacacatgaagcatagacttctatacaaccagaggagtcgccccctggtggtcaggagagggaatgcagctttaacacatgaagcatagacttctatacaaccggaggaggggcactcctggtggtcagtagagagaatgcagctttaacacatgaagccttaattggcttcacttttcagaatcGGTGGTTGCTGTTGCGTCTCTCGGTCGctcctccgcagtccaaatatgttCACTTgcgttcactggttgcaaaaagccaaaatggcgacgaccaaaatgTCGAACTAGAGGCTTCAAAACTTCCACAAACTAACGGGTGACGTCAagacgactacgtccacttctaattctcttttttatatgaaacacattcCCTCTACTTGCACTTCGTACCAGTTTTAGATGCTGCTGGTCCAATTCCCCAGCATGCACTGCACGGGCTGATCACCTGTTTGTCAACCACAAGATGATTTGACAAAAAAATCAGTTTATCGTCAGTGAGGCTTCTTGACCTGGTTACTGTTTCGACTTCCAGGAAGTACCGtcaaaacacacgcacgcacgcacacacacacacacacacacacacacacacacacacacacacacacacacacacacagcaccatgtatttgtcctcttcctcgccGGCGTGCTGTATTGGCCTTTAATCTGGGTTGGACAGCGAGGAGGGAAACAAACCCGCTGAGTCAGTTTCCTCGGCTGTGTTGAACCGAAGCCGCAACCTAGTTTTATCTGACTGCACATCAAAAACACCAAAACCAGGCTTTCACCAAGAGTGACCCGTTAagaccaaacaggaagtgacatcatcatcatcatcatcatcatcatcatcaatgccgaatggtcaggagaaagaggaggacggagaagaacgggagaggaggtgaaggagaagacggcaaagaaaagaaacaggaagaaaggaaaggtgacgagaggagaggaaaaaggagatgaAGAAAGGACGCGAACTAGAGGAGATTATGAAGGAAGGAGTCAAGGAAAGACAAAAGGAGAAacgaagaaaaggaggaagggaaagGGAGATATTTACTTTCCTTCTGTCCTATAGAGAGGAATATAAAAGGAAGGGAgcaaagaaaagggagaaagatgaggaaaggggagaacatgtaaaaagagtaaggaggagaaagaacagagataatggagagaggaagaaagtggagaggagacaaggaggcgAGGAAAGAGAAAAACCAACAGGAGGAGATAAGAAATAAAACTACGAGGAAAGGGGacaaggaaataaagaaaggactcctggaggagaggaggagagagaaaagaggaaaagctGATTAcaacattaaagaaaaaagaggaaaggaagaagaaagaagaggaggtgagaaTATAGacaaaggagagatggagaaaacactaaaggaaaaggagagagggaggtgaaaGAGGAATAGAGTAAAAGGAAATGGtaggtggaagaggaagagagagtaaaagaggagaggaaaggggaggtGACATCAGCAGGGAGAGTCCTTGGAAAGTTGCTGCAGTGAGTCAATGATATCAGGACATTTCTGaaacacgagaggaggaggaagagaggaggagaatgaggaggaggagaaagagaggaggaggaggaggaggtatatATGTGGCAGAGAGGAGACAACCTGCTGCAATTGAAGATGTTTCTCCTCTTCGTCAGGACGTCTGctgtctctctgctcctcttcctcgccgCCGGTGGGCTCGTTGCCGCGGAGGAGCGAGGACTCACCTGTCGACAGGAGATCCCCGCCGTGCTGATCCGAGACCTGTGGAGCCGCAACAGACAGCTGATCACCAAGCTGCCGGTAGGATCAATAACTGACGATCAATGCCTCTGATTACTGTCTGTTAGGAGCAAATATAGATCAATAACTCACGATCAATACTTCTGATTACTGTCTGTTAGATTCATATTGGTTTGTGAGGAGCAAATATAGATCAATAACGGCAGATTAATATCAATATGTCAGTTTACTATCTTTTTATAGGTCAATAATAACTTTTATTGATTAGTTTATCAATATGTCAGTTTACTACCTTTTATAGGTCAATAATAACTTGTTTTGATTAGTCTATCAATATGTCAGTTTACTACCTTTTATAGGTCAATAATAACTTTTATTGATTAGTTTATCAATATGTCAGTTTACTACCTTTTATAGGTCAATAATAACTTGTTTTGATTAGTCTATCAATATGTCAGTTTACTACCTTTTATAGGTCAATAATAACTTTTATTGATTAGTTTATCAATATGTCAGTTTACTATAGGTCAATAAAAGCTCTTATTGATAAATCAAAGACTTGGAATCatgttctttcaaaataaaccagtTCTTTCAAAATGAAACATCACTTTTATTGAAGGTTTACCACATTTAATCTGATTGTTTCAGGTTTGTAGACGAACCGGTTTCACATCCGCGTCATCACACTTATTGACGATCTTTCAACCAGAGCAAAGACTTTCTGATCTTCATCAAATAACATCAAGAATCATTGTTTCCCACGGTGATACCAcgagtagtattactactactgtggCTACGAATACTAATACTGCTCCAAAGTATCAAAGTACTCCTAAAGtactgtgtttcagtgtaatTTGAGTTACTTTTTATTCCTctaatgtaacataatgtatAATGCTTTCACCTGAagtagtattttttttacatggtgatgataatattaataatgtattagtaTTTCTTCCATCAACTAATAACCATCACTTCaactagtaataataataataaatacaaataaaataaagccatAGGTGAACATTggttcattaaaataaaaatgtacttaaccataacatatttaaataaaaatcagtaGACAAAAAAGTCTATTCATCATGTTACTTTGTTATTTTACACATTGTAAACAAAGTTTTAAATGACATccaatgtttcattttttttaatagcaaaAACTATGTGAAAACAGAGCCATAAATAAAAAGACTAATgattttttcatattttaattaacAAGACAaatgatttttatattttaaataataagactaatgatttttatatttttatttgcagAAGGAAGAAAACTTCTCCAGGAGACGAAGACTTTTGCCCAGGTTCCGCACCAAAGGTCCTAAGGTCAGTGAAGCGTTGACCGTTGAACCCTGAAGCAGTTTTGGGGCGTTTGTTTGCTCCTGACTCAATTTGCTCTCTCGTTTTattcccttcaaaataaaagtcctttaCCTCTGGAAACAGAACCCTCGGGACTAGAAGTAGAGAACTAGAACACATCTTTACTGCAGAATAACTCAGTTATgacataatttaatttaattatattctaGTTTCTGGTGTTGAATGGAAGCTGATCAAAGTAACGCCCCTATCTCCTCCTCAgcgtctgattggctggctggAGATTAGGGAGTTGATTGACGTCTACCAGAGGAGTGTGTTCACCCGAGGGGTCGTCCAgaagctcctcccccttcacTACGCCGACCTGCTGCTCCGCATCCAAAACACACTGCAGCACTGCGTGAGTGCACAACTAttaatacacacgcacacacacacacacacacacacacacacacacacacacacacacacacacacacacacacacacacacactacttttgTACACTGACTaatgtgtactttgtgtactttggtGCAGGTCTCTTCTCCTAAACCTTCAGCATGGTTTGAAATCATCAAGAAAGTGGAAAGAAAAATTACAAAGGTAAATATTTCCAGATTGCACAACAactactacgactactgctACTTTGATACTATAGTAACAttagtactactattactacctaTAACACATGTACTACTATGCTACTAACACAATTAATGCCTATATGACTATTACCACTTATTTTGtcgctgctgctactactactattactactgcttatactactactattactactgctaatactactactatgactactgctaatactacttgTATTACTACTGACACTACTACTACTTGTATTACTACTGACACTAaaactactactattactactactactactactactactattactactgacactaatactactaatattgctactgctaatactacttgTATTACTACTGACACTAATACTACTTGTATTACTACTGGCACTAATTCTACTACTATTGCGACACAACGTGTTGGTATGTATTCACATATACACCATGTACTTATGAATATACTAATACTACCTGTAcctgctgcagaggaggaggaggaggagagacgaaGGAGCGCTGAAGGCCGTCGGAGagttcatcttcatcctcaggTGGATGGATGAGTTGACTgagcaccatcatcatcatcataaacatcatcatcatccccattattaacatcatcatcatcatcatatacatcatcatcatccccattattaacatcatcatcatcatccccattattaacatcatcatcatcatcatcatcatcatcatccccattattaacatcatcctcatcatatacatcatcatcatccccattattaacatcatcctcatcatcatcatatatatcatcatcatcatccccattattaacatcatcatcatcatcatccccattattaacatcatcatcatcatcttcatcctcaggTGGATGGATGAGCTGACTGAGCACCACATCCTGTAGagcatcttcatcaccatcatcttcatcatcataaacatcatcatcatccccattattaacatcatcatcatcatcttcatcctcaggTGGATGGATGAGCTGACTGAGCACCACATCCTGTAGagcatcttcatcaccatcatcttcatcatcataaacatcatcatcatcaccattattaacatcatcatcatcattgacaTCATAATCATTATTAACAagctcatcttcatcatcatcatcattattatcaacCTCAAAGGTCTTGAATCCATACTCTTTTTTCAAAGTATTGTTtcgtattttttatattttattcgcATTAATAtgcttaatttaaaaaataaatatttattgtatttgtgtattcactgaagtttaaaaaaaaatacttgaaacTTGTGTGTTTGGATGAAAGAAGATATTTTATAtgaattaatattttatttatgtaagtTTTTCAATCCTGGAATAAACTAGATTGTAATCTTCTTTGGTGGTGACTGTTGTTTCTTATCTTTTAATGCAATCTGTACATTTGGAGCAATGTCTCCCTCTGCTGGTCGGGGTGAGCTACAGCAACACGTGTACTtacaaggaaaggagggaggagggtaaTAAAAgagtaaaggagtgaagagTAGATGGGAGAGGAAACGAGAAGGACAAATTAAAGGATAGAAAAGAGGATGatgagtggaaagaaaacaacatcgTAGAAGAAAGCAAAACTTGTAACAATCCTCGCTCCTAATCAAACCTAAGGGGAAAAGTACAACGCTATTTTCAGGGACTGAGCGGATCTGATCTGGCGCCGCGTTCCCTTGACCCCGCGCGACCTCACCACTGGTGGGTCCAGGGTGCCGTACTCCGGCGCAGTCTTATGCTTGTAATCCACACGGTTTAGTCCGGATCCACTGCAATCACACCAGTGTGTGTAATATCCACGGCCGCAACCGATCCTTGAGCTGTTCAAAGGCGGCCTGACAGTGTCCACTCCAACGATACACCTTTCTCCTTGAGGCTATTGAGTGAGGGACACAATATCAGCCAACCAAGGTATGAACTTGTGGTAGCCCACTAGACCCAGGAACCTTTGGGGACTTTTCAAATCCGTGGGAGCTGGGTAGGCTGTGATGGCATCAACCTCTGCGGGGTCGACTTCCACGCCTTTACTGGAGACTACATGGCCAAGGAAGGCGAGTTGAGTCTAGAGAAGATGGCATTTCTTTACATTGAGGGTTAGGTGGGCCTGGTGGAGTTTCTGAAAACTGATCCTGAAGTCTCGAATAAGTCCCATAAAGTCACTTTGACTACTTTACgtacattttgctgatacaTTCTTTTGCTTCAATAAGGTTTTGAATGCGGGGATTATTCTTGTCGTGGAGTGTTTTCACAGCGTGGTTTTAGCACTTTTGCTGCAGTAAAGGATCTGACTGCTGCTAAAAGCACAATATCTCTGTTCTGCAATATATTTTAATCACTAATGACATGTTGCCTCAACAGGATCAGAGGTCATTGGTTAGTGAGGCTCATGGGATTATCCAATCTGAGTGTGTGCTGTGTGGGCTGTAGGTGGGAAATTCAACCGTGCACCACACCGAAGAGGATgtggtgtttctgtgtgtgtgtgtgtgtgtgtgtgtgtgtgtgtgcgtttgttgaGAGTGACAGATTAGCATAAATTCTTATTCTGGTGTACAATAAAACCTTTTAAGCATTTTAgcattatttctttgttttttaaaattttttcaATTCATGCAAGAAGTGTTTGGTTATATAAAAATaccatgaataaatataaataatacattttcctACAACAATGGTGTGAATATCTCAACCTAAAGTTGTCATTATTCAGTTTATATGaaattacaaatgtgtgttCACCTCCTAAGTTCAAGTGGACCTGGTCCAAAGGGAAACCAGGTTCTGAACCTGCAGGATCTGACCGGGCTTTTGTTCCATTGTTTCGGCTTCTAAATTTCAAATAAGCTCCCATCACACCTAAATGATACCGTGATGGATGTACACATGTTCATTACTGTTAATGCAGAGATCTGCATTACAAACTGATCTAAATCAGGTGCAAACATGAACACTAAACACTTCATGTGATATATTAcaatatgcagatgacactcaagtttacatttgtgttcaaCCAGACAACCCCAGATTGTTAAAAGTTGCAATAAACTAGTTTTTTTCTCACTTCAAGTCCATTtatggcaaaaagaaaacagtgtttACTTAAATGGAacataaagtatataaatatatatatataaaaatgtaagctgctggttttttttcaaactgaTTTCTTAGTACATCGGTGAAGTCTTCAGGGAAATTCAAGGGAATTTGAAACCAGAGACAGCGATGAGCCTCTTGAAAATATTCTGTGGTGTTGTTCCTGTTGTTGCCACAGTCATGCAACAACAGTGACGAGCTGGAAAAATTGTCGACtgcacatttaatttacaatattttttaattttacttcAAATGCGCATTGTGCAGCTGTATGATGTTGGTAAAAGACATGAAAATACTCATGTCGAGTGTGAATGGATCGGAGGCCAGAATTAGTTTATCGCGGGAACCCTAGAAATATGCTTTCTACCACGTAGTGATGATTCATGTTTTCGCTGAACACCTTGTGGTGGCATTTGCATTCACAGCGATGATTCAGGGATGGTTCTCCTTCCTGCTCTGATGACATTTCTACTTTCAGCAGTATCACTTTGACCTGGAGCCATCACCTTTCCACTCCTGTCCACAGCGCTGAACGCATGTTCTCCCGCCTACGGACACAATTGAACCGCGACCAGATCACCAAAAGTATACGTGGAAAAAACCAACAGTGCATTTATGTGTGATAGTCAAACATATTCAACAGCCTCCGCTCTTCTGGTTTCAGGCACTGCAACTAAGGAGCCGAACtgagaaacacatttcattatGGAACTGGCTTTGTGTTCAAGGACGTGGTCAAATtgaaaatataacataattGTTTGTGTCCTCATACTTTTGGCCATATATTGAGGTGACAGTTATGGATTTCTATTCATTCTATCGAGATCCACACATCTGGATCTGCTATATCCGTGATGTTTAAAATCATGTAAATTGAAGTGCTACCATCCTCATCAACCAATGCTGATTATGAAAAATAAGACATTACTACCAATGTAACAAAACCAATGATGCAAATGAAAGTATATTCcacaataataaagtaaaaaagtgGTGTAAAAGGACCcattcaaacaaaacattaaaaaagtcGTAGATCAGTTTCATCTCTGTACATTGATTACAAAGAGTCCGGCATATGTTTagactagcttagcacaaagactggaagcaggtggAAACTGGTAGCCTATCTCCATCCAAAGAGGAAGAATCAGACTCTAAATCTGTCTGATGTATTTGTTGTATGTTGTTTGTTGAACAGGTGGAGGTAGAGAACTGTTAGAAAGAGATTTAGTCCTGATTCAACATCGCTCTACTGAAGATCACAACATCCACAGACCTTCAGAGTGAAAGTGGGCTGCAGCCCCTTTGACCTTCTTACAGCACCCACAGGGTGGGCTGCGTCTTCCCCGTCTCACTGCACTGCTTGTGTCGGGATGACTGTcggaataaatattaaaaaatacattttgatgtgGTGACGCACTTTATTGTTTCAGGAAACGTTGCAGCATTTGTTTTAGTTGGTGTGATGAGGCCTCTACATATTAATCTACCGGAAACAAACGACAAGGCTTGcttttaaagaagagctcaACCCGCATCCgtgcatcagtaataataaaCCTATTGTATGTAATGATACACAgtaattgtaataatacactAGCCATTCTggtgcataatgagtacttctACTTTTGTTACTTTGAGTATGTGATTGTAAAGAAACTTCtagatttaaatacaaattagcATGCAGGCCTTTAACTTCTATTGGagtatatttattaatgtgccGGGCAGGAATGCTACATTTCAGGAGACATTTCTGTCAAATACATATGACAAACAACTGATCTGATTATTTTTCAGTCAAAGAACTAATTGATTGAGACAAATAAAAGGACTGAAGTTGAAATGAAGGGGTTATAAATAACATATAATCTAAGATGCTGGTTACAGACTTTAGTACCTGCAGACGCTGCAATGCAGAAAGGattacaaacaaaatgaaaacaggaCTGTATAGTTTCATCAAGTTACATGTGgttgtatgcacacacacacacacacacacccatcatTGATGTCACTAGCATAACTGGTTAACCTAAGGGTAGCTCGTTGTGCACGACTACACACTGATTTCTATGTAAAATCATTGACGAACTGGTCTTCCTCAAGTTAAACCACTTTAACCAGGGGGTCTCCTCtcttctgtgcatgtgtgtgtgctcagagGATGGAAGTGAAAGGAAACCTGACCAGGGagactcctgtgtgtgtgagtttagcagcagcagaatgaGTTTTAGAGGAAAACTGcttctgatgctgctgctgctgaaagcCCACAGACcacaaccacacagacacacagacacataatgAGGCAAGCAGGGATGCAGATAGCTATATATATAGACCCACAGGTCAACAGATAGTATCATTGACTTGACATCCCATCAGCTCACTCTTAAACTCAGCCTTCCTCAGAAGACGCTCTTTTTACAGAACAATCAACCGTCATTTGTGTTGAAGTTAGTGGTTCATTATGTCTTCATTCTGTGGTTCACTGTGTCTACTGGTCGTACTGGGAGTTGCGTTGACATCTGGGAGTCCTTGCCAGTTTGTTGCTGAGAGGATGCAACAAACCCAAGAGTCCATCGCAGACGTGCTGGTGAGTTTACCTTTGGTGTCCCACAGGGCTCAATTTTAGATCCTCTATAGTTTTCTATGCAGCGTCGCCTCTGCTTGTGATTAAAGGGTTTAAAGGAGCTTCAGCTTTATTTAAGGAACCTGTCTTTTAAGATGACACAGAAGTTGATATTTGAGTTCTTGTGAAGTGTTATGTGCACAAATTAATAGGTGGAAATATGCatctttaaagtgttttttacatTCTACTACAAGGCCTCTATGACCTTCTACAAAGAACGGATTCAAACTGGACACAAATCCCATACATCCTGAAATATGCTTTTGCTTGCTTCTTTATACTTATGATAACAAATTACTTCACCTTGTGCCAGTTTTGTTATTGCATCTATTACTCACACTAATAAGATACAAACCCAAACAAATCTAGGTGACTAAATGTTGACTAAGATGTTTCAGATCGCAAAAAGGTTGAATTTAAACCAATTAGTTTGGCTTTGGTTTGACCTCAAGTCCCAAtaattttaatttgttataGATGCAACTCTATACAAAGCaagtccgtctttcaatcagaggatcagcggttcgatccctggctccgttagcccatgtcgatgtgtccttgagcaagacacttaatgaataaaatgaatataaataagaaaaatacaaaaacaggtCAATTTTTCCAGATATTACAAGTACTATAGTGACATAGTTTGTATCAGCGAGTGATTGTGTTGTACTGGCTAACCCTTgaacagaaaaactaaatattcaaatgtgtttcttgtttgtgttttagaaGTTGAAGGGGAAGGAGATCGGCAGTAATCCTCTCTTCGATTCTGTCATCAAGAGCATCAACACGTCTTGTCAGGTACACAATAACAATGTACTATCTTTACTATACTTCTATTAGAATTAATAACTTAATTAAAAGGTGTTTAGAAAACCGTGTGTCCATTACGGAGAGGCGCGGTTTTCAAAGGTCACCAACAATATGTGAACTCACATGAAGACACgcagcat is part of the Cyclopterus lumpus isolate fCycLum1 chromosome 23, fCycLum1.pri, whole genome shotgun sequence genome and harbors:
- the LOC117726162 gene encoding uncharacterized protein LOC117726162 isoform X1 — encoded protein: MWQRGDNLLQLKMFLLFVRTSAVSLLLFLAAGGLVAAEERGLTCRQEIPAVLIRDLWSRNRQLITKLPKEENFSRRRRLLPRFRTKGPKRLIGWLEIRELIDVYQRSVFTRGVVQKLLPLHYADLLLRIQNTLQHCVSSPKPSAWFEIIKKVERKITKRRRRRRDEGALKAVGEFIFILRWMDELTEHHHHHHKHHHHPHY
- the LOC117726162 gene encoding uncharacterized protein LOC117726162 isoform X4, yielding MWQRGDNLLQLKMFLLFVRTSAVSLLLFLAAGGLVAAEERGLTCRQEIPAVLIRDLWSRNRQLITKLPKEENFSRRRRLLPRFRTKGPKRLIGWLEIRELIDVYQRSVFTRGVVQKLLPLHYADLLLRIQNTLQHCVSSPKPSAWFEIIKKVERKITKRRRRRDEGALKAVGEFIFILRWMDELTEHHIL
- the LOC117726162 gene encoding uncharacterized protein LOC117726162 isoform X2 produces the protein MWQRGDNLLQLKMFLLFVRTSAVSLLLFLAAGGLVAAEERGLTCRQEIPAVLIRDLWSRNRQLITKLPKEENFSRRRRLLPRFRTKGPKRLIGWLEIRELIDVYQRSVFTRGVVQKLLPLHYADLLLRIQNTLQHCVSSPKPSAWFEIIKKVERKITKRRRRRDEGALKAVGEFIFILRWMDELTEHHHHHHKHHHHPHY
- the LOC117726162 gene encoding uncharacterized protein LOC117726162 isoform X3, coding for MWQRGDNLLQLKMFLLFVRTSAVSLLLFLAAGGLVAAEERGLTCRQEIPAVLIRDLWSRNRQLITKLPKEENFSRRRRLLPRFRTKGPKRLIGWLEIRELIDVYQRSVFTRGVVQKLLPLHYADLLLRIQNTLQHCVSSPKPSAWFEIIKKVERKITKRRRRRRDEGALKAVGEFIFILRWMDELTEHHIL